The proteins below come from a single Salinilacihabitans rarus genomic window:
- a CDS encoding HalOD1 output domain-containing protein, which translates to MTGGESQGNEIASAPDSMLVSSTRWSQEPGQTPVYAIASAVADAADSDPLELPPLNEAIDPDALNTLFTTPLEPAGIQVTFRYAGYEIRIEDTGNVRVYARSD; encoded by the coding sequence ATGACCGGGGGAGAATCACAGGGAAATGAGATCGCCTCTGCACCCGATTCAATGCTAGTCAGCAGCACGAGATGGTCTCAAGAGCCGGGACAGACGCCGGTCTACGCAATCGCCTCTGCAGTTGCAGACGCGGCTGACTCCGACCCGCTCGAATTGCCCCCGCTCAACGAGGCGATCGACCCCGATGCCCTCAACACACTGTTCACGACACCATTGGAGCCCGCCGGAATACAGGTTACGTTCCGGTATGCTGGCTATGAGATCCGAATCGAGGACACCGGAAACGTACGCGTCTACGCTAGAAGCGACTAA
- a CDS encoding pyridoxamine 5'-phosphate oxidase family protein, producing the protein MGGASEVGAELSERESRSLLTSHDHGVLSIASRDRSYGLPISYAYDEANDRLIFGFVNTPESKKHQFAVATEEATLTIYEYDDVDSWRSVIVTGPIAPIPDSEVSVQLAPIFFVEEDETGESQLVELDEFDRTWYALQIDEISGRQSGYSIH; encoded by the coding sequence ATGGGGGGCGCTTCGGAAGTAGGGGCGGAGTTAAGCGAGAGGGAGAGCCGCTCGTTGCTCACGTCACACGACCACGGCGTCTTGAGCATTGCGAGTAGGGACCGGAGCTATGGTCTCCCGATATCATATGCGTATGATGAAGCCAATGACCGTCTCATTTTTGGGTTCGTAAATACCCCCGAGAGTAAGAAACACCAATTCGCCGTCGCGACCGAGGAAGCGACGCTGACGATCTACGAGTACGACGACGTCGACTCCTGGAGAAGCGTTATCGTCACAGGGCCGATCGCACCTATTCCGGACTCCGAAGTCTCTGTGCAGCTAGCTCCCATTTTCTTCGTCGAGGAAGATGAGACAGGCGAGTCCCAATTAGTAGAACTCGACGAGTTCGACCGAACGTGGTACGCGCTCCAGATTGACGAGATCTCCGGTCGGCAGAGTGGATACTCAATACATTAA
- a CDS encoding PadR family transcriptional regulator translates to MDDLTGFQRDLLYVIAGMDHPSGQAVKDELDTYYKTTIDHGHLYSNLDILVEKGLVEKGRQDRRTNYYELTDAGEAEIRDRRAWRTQYIELEV, encoded by the coding sequence ATGGACGACCTGACCGGCTTTCAACGTGACCTCCTGTACGTCATCGCAGGGATGGACCACCCATCCGGACAGGCGGTGAAAGACGAACTCGACACGTACTACAAGACTACAATCGACCACGGGCACCTGTACTCAAATCTCGATATCCTTGTCGAGAAGGGTTTGGTCGAAAAAGGCCGGCAAGACCGTCGGACGAACTATTACGAGCTCACCGACGCGGGCGAGGCGGAAATCCGCGACCGTCGAGCGTGGCGGACGCAATATATCGAGTTAGAGGTGTAA
- a CDS encoding antitoxin VapB family protein, which yields MGRKADTHIRVTEETWKRLNNRKRPGDSFDDVIERLLEDVEANEESEGNDTETDGGDTATAAAD from the coding sequence ATGGGCCGAAAAGCCGACACCCACATTCGTGTAACCGAGGAGACATGGAAGCGCCTTAACAACCGGAAGCGCCCTGGGGACAGTTTCGATGACGTCATCGAGCGGTTACTTGAAGACGTTGAAGCGAATGAGGAATCCGAGGGAAACGACACCGAAACGGACGGCGGAGACACCGCAACAGCAGCAGCTGATTGA
- a CDS encoding DUF7344 domain-containing protein, whose amino-acid sequence MTLRERFGLGSEAGPQAEDVDVDDLLAAVRNRRRRHLVQHLARDHGPEDVVTISQLAEYVAAVEFGPDFDGAERKAVYVALYQTHLDALEDVGAVECVDDRERAYRPGPNAAALAEVIDVAERVAGETVRGDEA is encoded by the coding sequence GTGACCCTCCGCGAGCGTTTCGGCCTCGGCTCGGAGGCCGGGCCGCAGGCCGAGGACGTCGACGTCGACGACCTGCTGGCGGCCGTCCGCAACCGGCGGCGACGCCACCTCGTCCAGCATCTCGCGCGCGACCACGGGCCCGAGGACGTCGTGACGATCTCGCAGCTCGCGGAGTACGTCGCCGCCGTCGAGTTCGGCCCCGATTTCGACGGGGCCGAGCGCAAGGCCGTCTACGTCGCGCTCTACCAGACCCACCTCGACGCGCTCGAAGACGTCGGCGCCGTCGAGTGTGTCGACGACCGCGAGCGCGCGTACCGTCCGGGGCCGAACGCCGCGGCCCTCGCCGAAGTGATCGACGTCGCCGAGCGCGTTGCCGGTGAGACCGTGAGGGGTGACGAGGCGTGA
- a CDS encoding DUF5131 family protein: MSFTETNIRWTDTTWNPVHGCSKTSEGCRNCYAEAVSRRYGHTEADWTHVNAEANVQLKTHYLGDRLRDPRWVFVNSMSDLLHAEVPDAFVGAVLEACADMPASAFQVLTKHGPDADRDVPVGLPENVMLGVSVESARREYRLDWLREQDATTRFVSFEPLVEPVTDPDLAGIDWAIIGGESGAADHRREMDPAWARALVTACREQDVAVFFKQHSGPHPERDVRLDLGDGPERIEEFPALPDGVVPAPQEFLTDEVVA; the protein is encoded by the coding sequence ATGTCGTTCACCGAGACCAACATCCGGTGGACGGACACGACGTGGAATCCCGTCCACGGGTGCTCGAAGACGAGCGAGGGGTGTCGGAACTGCTACGCCGAGGCGGTGAGCCGGCGCTACGGCCACACCGAGGCCGACTGGACGCACGTCAATGCAGAGGCGAACGTCCAGCTGAAAACGCACTACCTCGGCGACCGCCTCCGCGACCCGCGCTGGGTGTTCGTCAACAGCATGTCTGACCTGCTGCACGCCGAGGTGCCCGACGCGTTCGTCGGGGCAGTCCTGGAGGCGTGCGCGGACATGCCCGCCTCCGCGTTTCAGGTTCTCACGAAGCACGGGCCGGACGCCGATCGGGACGTCCCGGTCGGCCTGCCGGAGAACGTCATGCTGGGCGTGAGCGTCGAGTCGGCGCGCCGCGAGTACCGCCTCGACTGGCTTCGCGAGCAGGACGCGACGACCCGGTTCGTCAGCTTCGAGCCGCTCGTCGAGCCCGTCACGGACCCTGACCTCGCGGGGATCGACTGGGCGATCATCGGTGGCGAATCCGGCGCCGCCGACCACCGACGGGAGATGGATCCCGCGTGGGCGCGCGCCCTCGTCACCGCGTGCCGGGAGCAGGACGTCGCGGTGTTCTTCAAGCAGCACAGCGGGCCGCACCCGGAGCGCGACGTCCGCCTCGATCTCGGTGACGGCCCCGAACGAATCGAGGAGTTCCCCGCGCTGCCCGACGGCGTCGTCCCAGCACCGCAGGAGTTCCTTACCGACGAGGTGGTCGCATGA
- a CDS encoding DUF7563 family protein: protein MSHVDDALHRLADVVEALEETAVDVDRAHVLDWDDQTVTGQLVVIAPADGDLAIGAVAPATGADESVADDQNADTDQEADEYACDVPGCDYTGSERGLAIHKGRAHKGGGDADDEPEDEDDDTGEDPFVEARKRQQDSEESDPSTEDDTTSEATSEAPDVDLAEADADDGAEGSGAAGDDDQDESAAADGAQETGAESENETETEAEDGADAGSSRRYQCACGVACETSFEYYVHRTEDHGVPQAHLGYLEPGEFEEIVREGETLQDIVDATGWSPERTLRALGVYGLSDVVGPDGIELSNLTDYEFEGVAAVDEAGDEETEAVDEVAEEPERSVANDGGAVAFRDYSGSAGNANRCSNCGAHLDKKFTRVFEPDEEGAPRACPNCDNLVREADAQTIREKRSKRGGGV, encoded by the coding sequence ATGAGCCACGTCGACGACGCGCTCCATCGGCTCGCCGACGTCGTCGAGGCCCTCGAAGAGACGGCGGTCGACGTCGACCGCGCGCACGTCCTCGACTGGGACGACCAGACGGTCACAGGCCAACTGGTCGTGATCGCACCGGCCGACGGCGACCTCGCGATCGGGGCGGTCGCGCCGGCGACCGGTGCCGACGAGTCGGTAGCTGACGACCAGAACGCGGACACTGATCAGGAGGCCGACGAGTACGCCTGTGACGTCCCCGGCTGTGACTACACGGGATCGGAACGCGGTCTCGCGATCCACAAGGGCCGTGCGCACAAGGGCGGCGGCGACGCGGACGACGAGCCCGAGGACGAGGACGACGACACCGGTGAGGACCCGTTCGTCGAGGCACGGAAACGCCAGCAGGACAGCGAGGAGAGCGACCCCTCCACCGAGGACGACACTACGTCAGAGGCCACGTCAGAGGCACCCGATGTCGACCTCGCGGAGGCGGACGCGGACGACGGCGCCGAAGGATCCGGCGCCGCCGGCGACGACGACCAGGACGAGAGCGCGGCGGCGGACGGCGCCCAAGAGACCGGTGCTGAATCCGAGAACGAGACCGAAACCGAGGCCGAAGACGGCGCCGACGCTGGGTCGTCGCGACGCTACCAGTGCGCCTGCGGCGTCGCCTGCGAAACCAGCTTCGAGTACTACGTCCACCGCACCGAGGACCACGGCGTCCCGCAGGCACACCTCGGCTACCTCGAACCCGGCGAGTTCGAGGAGATCGTTCGCGAGGGGGAGACGCTCCAGGACATCGTCGACGCGACCGGCTGGAGCCCCGAGCGGACGCTCCGGGCGCTCGGCGTCTACGGCCTCTCCGACGTCGTCGGACCCGACGGGATCGAACTCTCGAATCTGACCGACTACGAGTTCGAGGGCGTTGCCGCCGTCGACGAGGCCGGCGACGAGGAGACGGAGGCCGTCGACGAAGTGGCCGAGGAGCCTGAGCGATCGGTCGCGAACGATGGCGGCGCCGTCGCCTTTCGCGACTACTCCGGGTCGGCAGGTAACGCGAACCGATGCTCGAATTGCGGCGCCCACCTCGACAAGAAGTTCACCCGGGTCTTTGAGCCCGACGAGGAGGGCGCCCCGCGGGCCTGCCCGAACTGCGACAACCTCGTCCGCGAGGCGGACGCCCAGACGATCCGTGAGAAGCGCAGCAAGCGCGGGGGTGGTGTCTGA
- a CDS encoding site-specific integrase, with product MATTPRDRLNREKNTIDELADVGELSRDVRDALLEWADALDGETTRRKYFDADGSEKTYAPRSIEAYLQSLRLCVERGCDLLKCSAEEFNAFIDGQHDDRGLSKTTLARYQSAARTFYRYHDTLGVDPDDIHVYSERSPPRHDEQDMFTHDEVDALREACETPRDRAFLELLIFTGQRITALQTLRIRDADVQEGVIYLNDDVDGLKGAADRGRKRPMFGARKYVRDWLQYHPRKDDPDAPLFVGDPKNHRTNLDEPWSDPGIRQHLKRIADRAGVDKPVNPHNFRHYFVTVMKRDYDLDSDTLRSLLGVAPDSTILETVYAHVTNDEYVEKAEIAVGYREPERESPMTPDACPTCGELLKDHWRRCPSCDELFGPDIEQLAEETDAASDDALDEALDSDDPLSAEERQAVRTVLEAIDDPVTLADELESSN from the coding sequence ATGGCTACGACGCCGCGCGACCGACTCAACCGCGAGAAGAACACGATCGACGAACTCGCTGACGTCGGCGAACTCTCGCGAGATGTTCGCGACGCGCTCCTTGAGTGGGCTGACGCGCTCGATGGCGAGACGACGCGCCGAAAATACTTCGACGCCGACGGGAGCGAGAAGACCTACGCTCCGCGGTCGATCGAGGCCTACCTGCAGAGCCTCCGGCTGTGCGTCGAGCGCGGCTGTGATCTCCTCAAGTGTTCGGCCGAGGAGTTCAACGCGTTCATCGATGGCCAGCACGACGACCGTGGCCTCTCGAAGACGACGCTCGCCCGCTACCAGTCCGCCGCACGGACCTTCTACCGCTATCACGATACTCTCGGAGTCGACCCCGACGATATCCACGTCTACAGCGAGCGGTCGCCGCCGCGCCACGACGAACAGGATATGTTCACTCACGATGAGGTCGACGCACTTCGCGAGGCGTGCGAGACGCCGCGAGACCGGGCCTTCCTCGAGTTGCTCATCTTCACCGGTCAGCGCATCACCGCACTTCAGACGCTTCGCATCCGGGACGCCGACGTCCAAGAGGGCGTGATCTACCTCAACGACGACGTCGACGGACTGAAAGGCGCTGCCGATCGCGGTCGGAAGCGACCGATGTTCGGCGCGCGGAAATACGTCCGTGACTGGCTGCAGTACCATCCTCGAAAGGACGACCCCGACGCGCCGCTGTTCGTCGGCGATCCGAAGAACCACCGGACGAACCTCGACGAGCCATGGAGCGATCCCGGGATCCGCCAACACCTGAAGCGCATCGCCGATCGGGCTGGCGTCGATAAGCCGGTGAATCCGCACAACTTCCGACACTACTTCGTGACCGTCATGAAGCGCGACTACGATCTCGACAGCGACACGCTGCGGTCGTTGCTCGGTGTCGCACCCGACAGCACGATCCTCGAGACGGTCTACGCGCACGTAACGAACGACGAGTACGTCGAGAAGGCCGAGATTGCAGTCGGCTACCGCGAACCCGAGCGCGAGAGCCCCATGACTCCCGACGCCTGTCCGACGTGTGGCGAACTCCTCAAAGATCACTGGCGTCGGTGCCCGTCCTGTGACGAACTCTTTGGCCCCGACATCGAGCAGCTGGCCGAGGAGACTGACGCGGCGTCCGACGACGCACTTGACGAGGCGCTCGATAGCGACGACCCGCTGTCTGCCGAAGAACGTCAGGCCGTCCGAACCGTCCTCGAGGCGATCGACGACCCAGTCACCCTCGCTGACGAACTCGAGAGTTCGAACTGA
- a CDS encoding HVO_2753 family zinc finger protein translates to MSTTDERGTRSCVSCGINIAGTNAASFKCPDCGTQIYRCAKCRKQSNLYECPDCGFTGP, encoded by the coding sequence ATGAGTACGACGGACGAGCGAGGGACGCGCTCCTGTGTCTCTTGCGGGATCAACATCGCGGGGACGAACGCCGCGTCGTTCAAGTGCCCCGACTGCGGGACGCAGATCTACCGCTGTGCGAAGTGCCGCAAGCAGAGCAACCTCTACGAGTGCCCCGACTGCGGGTTCACCGGACCGTAA
- a CDS encoding elongation factor 1-beta — MGKVAAKIKVMPNSPEIDLDALQERLESSLPEGAKINGVEREEVAFGLVALYPTVIVPDGAGGTEAVEEEFSAVDGVESVGVENVGRI, encoded by the coding sequence ATGGGAAAAGTCGCCGCCAAAATCAAGGTCATGCCGAACAGCCCCGAGATCGACCTCGACGCGCTCCAGGAGCGCCTCGAGAGTTCCCTCCCCGAAGGGGCGAAGATCAACGGCGTCGAGCGCGAGGAAGTCGCGTTCGGCCTCGTCGCCCTCTACCCGACCGTGATCGTCCCCGACGGCGCCGGCGGCACCGAGGCCGTCGAAGAGGAGTTCTCCGCGGTCGACGGCGTCGAGAGCGTCGGCGTCGAGAACGTCGGCCGGATCTGA
- a CDS encoding RNA ligase partner protein, which translates to MAADPFKQRFVLDTSTFLTEEIRRGDESAEEAIHRLLDLIARARLHLGISCYVPPTIHDELTTMLADRDVDEDLFARLNTWVIRKHPDRYAVTIPANVVYSFVDEMSDRVDRGLRVSEEAVRRAEASANEPLDDHEYKTEVDAVIADLREKYRRAMRRGVLDSREDFDLLILARELDAGVVTEDTGIVAWTEDFGLRYLRGREFPALLEQYLEAVDAGLPESSSNASSDG; encoded by the coding sequence ATGGCAGCCGATCCGTTCAAACAGCGGTTCGTCCTCGACACCTCCACGTTCCTCACCGAGGAGATCCGTCGGGGAGACGAGTCCGCCGAGGAGGCGATCCACCGCCTCCTCGACCTGATCGCGCGGGCTCGCCTCCACCTCGGCATCTCCTGTTACGTGCCGCCGACGATCCACGACGAACTGACGACGATGCTCGCGGACCGCGACGTCGACGAGGACCTCTTCGCGAGGCTCAACACCTGGGTGATCCGCAAACACCCCGACCGGTACGCGGTCACGATCCCCGCGAACGTCGTCTACAGCTTCGTCGACGAGATGAGCGACCGCGTCGACCGCGGCCTGCGCGTCTCCGAGGAGGCCGTCAGGCGCGCGGAGGCCTCCGCGAACGAACCCCTCGACGACCACGAGTACAAGACCGAGGTCGACGCGGTGATCGCAGACCTGCGCGAGAAGTACCGGCGGGCGATGCGACGGGGCGTCCTCGACTCCCGGGAGGACTTCGACCTCCTGATCCTCGCCCGCGAACTCGACGCGGGCGTCGTCACCGAGGACACCGGCATCGTCGCCTGGACGGAGGACTTCGGCCTGCGCTATCTCAGGGGCCGGGAGTTTCCCGCCCTCCTCGAACAGTACCTGGAGGCCGTCGACGCCGGCCTCCCGGAGTCGAGTTCGAACGCGAGTTCGGACGGCTGA
- a CDS encoding RNA ligase, giving the protein MGEEAFEDLAEHLQRREYEGREYRHVPDYRRGVERGTVLLEGVVVRGFPKVPRTLVLSEGVPNHFEDAEVAVEEKLNGYNVRVACVDGDVLAFTRGGLICPYTTWLLDRRLDVDFEPIFEAYPEAMLCGEVIGPENPYTSHDYPAVDSIAFRAFDWRDRESGDPLSVRQRRERYESFGVPQTRLFGVYDVDETAAAVREAVAELDAEGREGVVMKSADARTQLKYTTSAANRGDLAFAFSLPFDYGQAFMFRRLIREAFQSVEWDESDERARERAHDLGEAILLSMRDSLRTVDEGGTVGERHTVRGDDEAIDALVEHLRGQGLSLEVETDRREDGDRVLTFRKRAQSTNDKIRNYLDGHVVRE; this is encoded by the coding sequence ATGGGGGAGGAGGCCTTCGAGGACCTCGCCGAGCACCTCCAACGTCGCGAGTACGAGGGCCGGGAGTACCGACACGTCCCCGACTACCGGCGCGGCGTCGAGCGCGGGACGGTCCTGCTGGAGGGGGTCGTCGTCCGCGGGTTCCCGAAGGTGCCCCGGACGCTCGTCCTCTCGGAGGGCGTCCCGAACCACTTCGAGGACGCCGAGGTGGCCGTCGAGGAGAAGTTAAACGGGTACAACGTCCGCGTCGCGTGCGTCGACGGCGACGTCCTCGCGTTCACCCGCGGAGGGCTGATCTGTCCGTACACCACGTGGCTGCTCGACCGGCGCCTCGACGTCGACTTCGAACCGATCTTCGAGGCCTATCCGGAGGCGATGCTCTGTGGCGAGGTGATCGGCCCGGAGAACCCCTACACGAGCCACGACTACCCCGCGGTCGACTCGATCGCCTTCCGCGCGTTCGACTGGCGCGACCGCGAGTCGGGCGACCCGCTGTCGGTCCGCCAGCGCCGCGAGCGCTACGAGTCGTTCGGCGTCCCGCAGACGCGGCTGTTCGGCGTCTACGACGTCGACGAGACGGCCGCGGCCGTCCGCGAGGCCGTCGCCGAACTGGACGCCGAGGGTCGCGAGGGCGTCGTGATGAAGTCGGCCGACGCGCGGACCCAGTTGAAGTACACGACCTCGGCGGCCAACCGGGGCGACCTCGCGTTCGCGTTCTCGCTGCCGTTCGACTACGGGCAGGCGTTTATGTTCCGGCGGCTCATCCGCGAGGCGTTCCAGTCGGTCGAGTGGGACGAATCCGACGAGCGGGCCCGCGAGCGGGCCCACGACCTCGGCGAGGCGATCCTGCTCTCGATGCGCGACTCCCTCCGGACGGTCGACGAGGGCGGCACGGTCGGCGAGCGCCACACCGTCCGGGGCGACGACGAGGCGATCGACGCGCTGGTCGAACACCTCCGCGGTCAGGGGCTCTCACTCGAAGTCGAGACGGACCGGCGCGAGGACGGCGACCGGGTGCTCACGTTCCGCAAGCGGGCGCAGTCGACGAACGACAAGATCCGCAACTACCTCGACGGACACGTCGTCCGCGAGTGA
- a CDS encoding helix-turn-helix transcriptional regulator, translating to MTATGPRETHTVEPPPDEDDWPAGIDRDLLIEAVRRSNVLAELRSGPADASELEAALDVSRSTIHRATKSLEELNLIEKSNGRFELTGVGDVVARETDVYGRRIAAAISLEPFLNLVDVEDVPIEHFADATVTVPKPRQPHFTVRRIMDLIEEADSLRLFTSVISPFYVDVAHREILEGTEVEAIFDADILDIVLAEYESEARGAIETGNFDVYVHDSVPFELFLLDGKIGMAAHDENGIARVFVEADSPEAIRWARRLYDRYLAESRHKAP from the coding sequence ATGACCGCTACCGGACCACGAGAGACCCACACCGTCGAACCGCCACCCGACGAGGACGATTGGCCCGCGGGGATCGATCGGGACCTGCTCATCGAGGCGGTTCGCCGCTCGAACGTCCTCGCCGAACTACGATCGGGGCCCGCCGACGCCAGCGAACTGGAAGCCGCCCTCGACGTCTCCCGGTCGACGATCCACCGGGCGACGAAGTCGCTCGAGGAACTGAACCTGATCGAGAAGTCGAACGGCCGGTTCGAACTCACCGGCGTCGGCGACGTCGTCGCCCGGGAGACGGACGTCTACGGGCGGCGCATCGCGGCCGCGATCTCGCTCGAACCGTTCCTGAACCTCGTCGACGTCGAGGACGTCCCGATCGAACACTTCGCCGACGCGACGGTGACGGTGCCGAAGCCGCGCCAGCCACACTTTACCGTCCGCCGGATCATGGACCTGATCGAGGAGGCCGACTCCCTCCGGCTTTTCACGTCGGTCATCTCCCCGTTCTACGTCGACGTCGCTCACCGCGAGATCCTCGAGGGGACCGAGGTCGAGGCGATCTTCGACGCCGACATCCTCGACATCGTCCTCGCGGAGTACGAGTCGGAGGCGAGGGGGGCGATCGAGACGGGGAACTTCGACGTGTACGTCCACGACTCGGTCCCGTTCGAACTGTTCCTCCTCGACGGGAAAATCGGGATGGCCGCCCACGACGAGAACGGCATCGCGCGGGTGTTCGTGGAGGCGGACTCCCCGGAGGCGATCCGGTGGGCCCGTCGCCTCTACGACCGGTACCTCGCGGAATCGCGGCACAAAGCCCCCTGA
- a CDS encoding HalOD1 output domain-containing protein yields the protein MTDRPSPDLKYDADAEAYVLVPSPEADVSVELVLAIAEITDRDPLEMRPIYECCDPETIDALCAARRNDAVEIDGDVSVTIADHRVTIEADGTFRVEPPA from the coding sequence ATGACCGATCGACCATCCCCGGACCTGAAGTACGACGCCGACGCCGAGGCGTACGTTCTCGTCCCCTCGCCCGAGGCGGACGTGAGCGTCGAACTCGTCCTCGCGATCGCCGAGATAACCGACCGCGACCCGCTCGAGATGCGTCCGATCTACGAGTGTTGCGATCCGGAGACGATCGACGCGCTGTGTGCGGCCCGTCGAAACGACGCGGTCGAGATCGACGGCGACGTCTCGGTGACGATCGCCGACCACCGGGTGACGATCGAAGCCGACGGGACGTTCCGCGTCGAACCGCCGGCGTGA
- a CDS encoding cystathionine gamma-synthase, protein MDDDQRIETRAIHAGQEPDEETGALMTPIYANSTYEQDAPGDHRGYEYSRTGNPTRTDLEENLASLEGAEYGRCFASGMGSINTVLNLLSAGDHVVTGNDVYGGTHRIFTQVYEDYDVDFSFVDMTDLDAIEAAFREETELLWLETPTNPLMSIVDVEGAAEIAHDHDAICAIDNTFATPYLQRPLELGADVVSHSLTKYLGGHSDVVGGALLTNDPDLDEQFGFYQNAVGATPGPFDCFLVLRGTKTLPVRMERHCENARAIAAWLEDHPDVERVYYPGLESHPGHEVAAEQMDDFGGMLSFELDAGMEEASAVVSNTEVFTLAESLGGVESLIEQPAPMTHAAIPREERIEAGLTDALIRVSVGIEHVDDLIADLEAAIDAALR, encoded by the coding sequence ATGGACGACGACCAGCGGATCGAGACCCGCGCGATTCACGCCGGCCAGGAGCCCGACGAGGAGACCGGCGCGCTGATGACGCCGATCTACGCGAACTCCACCTACGAGCAGGACGCCCCCGGCGACCACCGCGGCTACGAGTACTCCCGGACCGGCAACCCGACCCGCACGGACCTAGAGGAGAACCTCGCGAGCCTCGAAGGGGCGGAGTACGGCCGCTGTTTCGCCAGCGGCATGGGCTCGATCAACACCGTCCTCAACCTGCTTTCCGCCGGCGATCACGTCGTCACCGGCAACGACGTCTACGGCGGCACCCACCGCATCTTCACGCAGGTCTACGAGGACTACGACGTCGACTTTTCGTTCGTCGACATGACCGACCTCGACGCGATCGAGGCGGCCTTCCGCGAGGAGACCGAACTGCTCTGGCTCGAGACGCCCACCAATCCCCTCATGTCGATCGTCGACGTCGAGGGTGCGGCCGAAATCGCCCACGACCACGACGCGATCTGCGCCATCGACAACACGTTCGCGACGCCGTACCTCCAGCGACCGCTGGAACTGGGCGCCGACGTCGTCTCCCACTCGCTGACGAAGTACCTCGGGGGCCACTCCGACGTCGTCGGCGGCGCCCTGCTGACGAACGACCCCGACCTCGACGAGCAGTTCGGCTTCTACCAGAACGCCGTCGGCGCGACGCCCGGCCCGTTCGACTGCTTTCTCGTCCTCCGCGGGACGAAGACCCTGCCCGTCCGGATGGAGCGCCACTGCGAGAACGCCCGCGCCATCGCCGCGTGGCTCGAGGACCACCCGGACGTCGAGCGCGTCTACTACCCCGGCCTCGAGAGCCACCCCGGCCACGAGGTCGCCGCGGAGCAGATGGACGACTTCGGCGGCATGCTGAGCTTCGAACTCGACGCGGGCATGGAGGAGGCGAGCGCGGTCGTCTCGAACACCGAGGTGTTCACGCTGGCGGAGAGCCTCGGCGGCGTCGAGAGCCTGATCGAACAGCCGGCGCCGATGACCCACGCGGCGATCCCGCGTGAGGAGCGCATCGAGGCCGGCCTCACCGACGCCCTGATCCGCGTCAGCGTCGGCATCGAACACGTCGACGATCTGATCGCCGACCTCGAGGCGGCGATCGACGCCGCGTTACGCTAG
- a CDS encoding GNAT family N-acetyltransferase → MPGAAIERGDRVTLRTAESEDVEFLQRGCTNPEIRYPLASRVRTRDEIEAALAESDDDRLLVCLDADGAGPGAPEADETRPIGVVNVEDVDWKRPELSYWLVPEVHGEGYGSEAVALAVDYVFRTYGTPAVSARAFAFNDASRGLLESLGFAEEGRLRKFMFVDGTHVDCVIYGLLRTEWDGPDRGRR, encoded by the coding sequence ATGCCCGGCGCAGCGATCGAGCGCGGCGACCGCGTGACCCTCCGTACGGCCGAGTCCGAGGACGTCGAGTTCCTGCAGCGGGGGTGTACGAACCCGGAGATCCGGTATCCGCTGGCCTCCAGAGTGCGAACTCGCGACGAGATCGAGGCCGCGCTGGCCGAGAGCGACGACGACAGGCTACTCGTCTGCCTCGACGCGGACGGTGCCGGACCCGGCGCGCCCGAGGCCGACGAGACCCGTCCGATCGGGGTCGTCAACGTCGAGGACGTCGACTGGAAGCGCCCCGAACTCAGCTACTGGCTCGTCCCGGAGGTCCACGGCGAGGGCTACGGCTCGGAGGCCGTCGCGCTCGCCGTCGACTACGTCTTTCGCACGTACGGAACCCCCGCGGTCAGCGCGCGGGCGTTCGCGTTCAACGACGCCTCGCGAGGGCTCCTCGAGTCGCTGGGCTTCGCGGAGGAGGGACGGCTCCGGAAGTTCATGTTCGTCGACGGAACGCACGTCGACTGCGTGATCTACGGCCTCCTCCGGACGGAGTGGGACGGCCCGGACCGGGGTCGTCGCTGA